TATGATGCTAttgtatgagaaaaaataaggaTCCGATCAAATGTTCATAGATTAACTCCAAGAAACCCATTGTttatagggaaaattccaaataaggacttgaagtgaatctattttttcaaataaggacccaaagtgaacTTTATGTCAAAGAAGGATCCGAAGCGGActcattgtttcaaataaggacccgaaatgaattttgtgtcaaataaagactcgaagtgatcaagttaataTCTATTAAGGACCTTAGCTCGTCGACAGACATTTTCCAGCgattaaaataggggcaattttTTACGTttacttctttcttctcccccgttgctcctcaaccaaattgCTACCCAGTTATCGTTGTGACTTGATTCTCATCGCTCCTCGTCTTGCTTGACCagtggagaatttgggtctccataaacaaagaaagaagcatatggttttcttcttgcttttgaaTCCGTGGCCTCAACCggtggagaatttgggtcttcgacTCCATGGATGATGGGTATAAGGAATGGGGAGAACTTCAGCCTTTGACTTTGTAAatgatgggtacaaggaatggggagacCGTAGAAAACTAGGGTTTCtttgtttctattttaggatttgttaattttccctagattttttttcgaaaaaattgcccaaactcgATCGtcggaaatgtcacatgcttgataaCCGGCGAATATTTGGCTAACCAGCAAGCtcaagtccttatttaaaattcatttaaccactttggatccttatttgagataatgaGTTCACTTTAGATCTTTATCCGATACAAAGTTCATTtggagtccttatttgagaaaattgatccACTTctggtccttatttggaattttcccttgttTATATCACGACCTTCAACCAAGGAACGATATGAGTTGTTTGCCAATGGCCAACCAAATAAATTCTGGAGCATTTGcgttttctttaaaaatcagCTTCTACTGAAATTTCCCCTCCCTGTAGGAGAGTTATTCATCTTCCGATTTGACCTTCAATCGCTGGCTCTCTATTTATAGAAAAGGAGGAGTCGATATCAAAGGATCAGCAAAGCTCGGAAGACGCGCACGAAGGGAGGCCATCAAGCTGTTCCCATTTCAAGCCTCGGAGGGCTCCATCTATTTGGTGCACGTATGACATCAGAAAAGGGCATTCATTTTCCTGCTTAATCTATCAAATTGCGTATTGGTTGCTGCGTTGCCTGCCAATTTGCGAACTCTTTGCATTTTACTTGACTTCATATATTCTTGCTAGGCCCGCAAAAAATGGGTAGGATGGGAAGGGTCATAAATGACCCCACCCATATTGACCACTTTATTTATTAAGCAAATTTCTCAACTCATACCCAATCTGTATCGAgattcatttttttgatttttttttctctttttattgttGTCTTTGAAGAATGGATGACTCCATGGATCGGCATGTCAACTTAGTGAGGAACCTTGAGATCAGGTTGCGGATAGGGCTTGAAGGTGGTGGTGAAAGTCTGGGCCATCCACAAATCATGAAAGGGATTTGGAATTTAGTTTGGGATTCAATATGAACGTGTTATGCACCATCCATAAATTATGAAATGAGTTATGACTTTAAGTTTGGTCTTAATAAATCACATTTGAATTCGAGACATTAATCTCAGTAGTTTGTTTGAGAAATGTAAATCTTGAAGATGAAATTAAAGTCGCTGACGGGGTGTAATATCATTCAATAAAGTCCCCATTATTAAAATGGTAAGATACGCCAAACTTTGCTTAGTAGGTGGCAAGATTagtttcaaattgaattttatactttaaaaaaaaaaccaaactgcTCGTCTTCTATTATTTCATttatatagaaataaaaaggattTTCTCTCTAATACTTGTttgtagaaggaaaaaaattgtcttaaaaatcctaaaatagaaaaaaaaaatagaaaaaggaagggcCCGCAATGGCGACTAGTAGAATTCACTTAGtatcctgaaaaaaaaaagatctttatAATATACCACTGAAATGCATTTTTGCCGTAAGTCCGAATTTGTATACTTTTTCTAAAATTTGCAATTACATTTTATGAGGAATAAAATGCGGAAGTGTAAATTATCtatactttttttgttttggtcgaACATCTGCGCATTAGTTGGCGGATGAGATGCGCACGTGGTGGGCGTCCACTGTTCGGAGCACGTGGGTGTGAAAGGCCCAGTCAACACAAGGGTTAATCTTAGGGCGACTTGGATTTACACAGCACGAATTGGTCTCGGAAAAGTGGTTAATATAATAAGAAACTTTAAACTAGTAcgcttataataaatttattcgaatttcttttatcataaaaaacttGAGACTAttacacatttgacaaatttaccttaaatttgtatatttatgacaaatttaccctatgttagtttccgttaaattttactgtcaaattgctGAGTTGAATGACACATGATAGTTAACTAGTGAACTAGTTTGGAATTCACAATTGTGcctattttgttattttttgtggtattagtCCAATTTAATGGAGGATATAtctatcacaaatatactagtttaagatttttggaggtcaaaaaattagtttggggtaaatttatcacatgtgtactaTTTTTGGGTTTCTCATGATCaagaaaattagttttgagtaacCACCCACCCGGGTGGCGCTGCTGGCGGCGAGCTTCTCCCCCTAACGCAAGGGGGAGGAGTTCAATTCCCGAGCGTCGCAGGGTGACTTACCCGGTGGCACGTGTATGGTGGCTAGCACATGTTGCCCCCAGGATTTACCCCCCGTTACCCTGGGCCTTTTAGGTTGTCCGTGTTGGTACGGTGCGCGGGTTCcctaggtcacaaaaaaaattagttttgagtaaaatattagagttgtatcaatttggggtttttcggtGTTAtacaattttcatttattaacgagtcaaaatatttcaatattttaaatgcattttcacCCAATACTTTGGCCTCGTTTAGTTCAACTTTCCCATGGGACTTTGAGCCTCTAAAACCCcttgaagaaaatatatataaggtGTCTATTAAGTATTTTGTAGTCTCCATTAGCTAAATGCCAGACTTCGGAAAGTTGAAAGCTTAAGGTAGGTAGAGACTTGGTTTAGGTTTTCAGCATTTTCGAAATTGTGGGaatttaatgactttttttcttttattttcaatattgccctcaCTAGATATCCTTAATTTCGGCACTTCATTTCTCTTGTCAACATAGAGCAAACATAGTTAGAATATTCAAACTATGTTTGAAATTctttataatcaaattcaaagatGTGAGGATATCAAGTGTGCCATTCTTTGGGACTTTGTCTTTTTGTCTCGACCCTCCTGAATGGGAGTGTTGGGGGTATGATGGCTTTAAAGGTATTGCCGAGGGTGGACCGACGATTCTGAAATGGCTCGGTTCCCTCAAACCCTTACATCGCACTGTattggaaaattcaatttgaataaaTCTAACTATGAAATTTAACTAGACCAGAAGCCACCACTAGTTTATCAAAGGTTGGCTAAAAACCAAGTAAGGTATGTGTGAGCATACCTCGCTTCTTATGCAACTAAGTATCTAGGGTCaggaacttaattacactaattcaAATTAAAGCTCTTTCAATACCTTAACTTGATTGATTTGTTAACTAATTAGGCATGTAGTCTTCTTACTGAATTATGAGTCCTAAAGTTTTCATCCATTAACTGTTTATGTAATGTTTCTTGGTACTCATTAAGATCCTAAAAAGGTAACCTAACACTAGAACAAGCAAACCGTGAACACTAAGGGTGCACATGACAAccattttgttccagaaatagttttggaacataaatatatttttttatttctatttctagaagagtttctaagcaaaaataaccatttgataacgacacaaaattttactctaaaaataaaaattcgtttgataacaatacaaaatttcttcatttcggATGGCGGTGGACCGGCGGGCGGCAACCAACGGCGGGCGACGATTGGTGACTAGCGGTAGCCAGGGCCGGCAACCGGTGAATGGTGGCGGCGGTGACGAGTGACGGGGCCGGCGGGCGGCTGACGACCAACGGACGGTGGTCGACTGCAACGGATGAAGGACTagttgacgaacgatgagaaatttttttatttctcatttatgttctagaaatagagaagtaaaaaatttctatttctgatttctattccaaacctatttctggaatataaatctattccagaaatagaaaaacggaataagtttatcaaatggatttctattccaaaaacaggtctggaatagaaaaattgtttctggaacagaaaaaggcagttgtcatgcaccccctaaaAGCCTGATGGAAGAAGTGGGCTCAATGGTTCAAAGCCCAATCCGACCATAACTAGAATCAAGTCCAGACGCACTCCACCAAATCGAACCCACACTCAACAAGCAAGTTATCAATATCGAATCGGGCCAGATTTCCCAAATTAAACAAGTCCAAATTCATTTAaccaaagcccaagcccaaatttacaaaaattcaacgggaaaagtgccaaaaaagtcctaaaccttggGCTTGCCTAGATAGCTTGAGCCTCAAGCTTGCCAACTCGCATCATGGCCTATCATTGGGCTAGTGGCCATTGCCGAGGCACGAGGCCAgtaaaggaagaaggaaaaagggaaagaataaaagaataaaaaaaaattgattattttttaaattatttttataagaataaacTTTTCATTAACCAAGGATCCtaagattaggaaaatattttggaaatttttttccatttcttttaaaggggaaattattttcctgaatttaagatttggtaggaaaatatttttctaaggaaaatattatttgttgattaggaaaacattttacatTGATTCATTTTCCTGAGCAAACGAAACAAATGGATCCTAGGATTTTAATTCAAGCACGCCCATGAATAATTGATTAATCTTAATACTTTCATACATTTCATGCATGACACAAACATTACTCTAGTATCTTCTCCAGTGGGAGAATTCATTAGAGCATGATCTATTGGGATAGGAACAGGTATGCCAATAGGAATAGAGGAAACAAGAAACTAAATCCACAACACCAACACAAAGCCCATTCACACATGAATCCAAGATGCTTTTGTGGTCTACAAGAGTCGCATCCTTTTGAAATTGGCGTAATGGATAGGAGGGCTAAATTCACTAGATAGAGATTATCTTAAATATAAGGAGAAATTAAAATCTTAAGATTATCAAGTCCTAATTTAGAATCACCTGGAGTGGTAGAGTGGCGTAATCTTTGTGAGATATGAATCGCATAATtagaaaaaggcaaaataagCTTTGTCTACAATCCGTTAATAAACATGTGTAGATCAAAGCTGCTTATACATATACATAACAAAGTCTGAATCCAAATAACCAATTACTTTTAAGTTGTCGGTTCATTTACATATAAGCATGTAACCTTTTGTACCTTGAAGATaccttatcattttctttgtaACTCTCTAGTGGCACATACTCACATTACTCTTATACTCCCCAACATTTCCACGGTGATTGCAATGTCAGGTTAAGTGCAAATTTGAGCATAAATCAAGCTTCTAATGACAAAAGTATATGAGATGTTTTTTGTTTGTTCCATTTCAAAATCGTTTTTCACACATTAGTTCAAATTAAACTGATCACTCTTCACAATATATGTTATACTTGATAAACAATCTTTCGTCTGAAAATTATAGGTTTCTTGAAGTAGTCCTAATATGCCTCGAAGTCCATCCTTGTGGATCCGAATACTAATGACATAAGCAGCCTCGACTAtatctttcatatcaaaactcttagaaagaaattgtttcacttCATATAATGACACTTTATCATTGGTTGCATGTATAATGTCAACCACATAGAggacaagaaaacaaaatttgcTTCCATTATATACATTGGTCCATGACATTTTGCTTAAAACTGAATGAAGGGATGatatctttgtttttccttcccGTTGGGTGGTCACATCTTGAACCGtttcaaaaatcctaaactgctactttttaaaaaaaaattatttaaatatattttcgatatatttatttatattaaacaataagtttaagtttaggattttggacaattttcctaaaATCAGGTGTTCAtgggccatttttttttttttttttttaattttggtctGTGTTCCGGCTAGTTGGACGGCTTAAGTTTGATACCTTCGTGGGACATATATTAGTACATGGATCACATTGGACGCTCCGAGAAATGATAATTATAGGCCAGGATCGTTATACCTTTGGTAAAAAGAAATCGTAAAACAATCGACAAACCCAATaaccttttattttaaagaaagagCACGTTCACCAGTTTCTCGTAAATGTTTAGCCGGAGTATTATTAGTCCCTGAAATTCAACGCATAAGATTGTATTGGGTAGCTtccaagattttacaaaattgcGTGTCCGATTATAAGGGTCGTCTAAATCGACCATTTACCTTTTGTTAATTGAACGTGATGGTCATTGGTTTATTTGGAATATAAGCACAATTAAAAGCATGTTGCCATAACGAgtatagaaatattttttctgTAATCCACACGTGGTTTTCAAtagaatttctctctctctctctctctctctctctctctctccattccattttctttcccttttctttttgccagcaAGTCGTTGGCCACGGCTAGCGAGGGTTGCCTTGCTTAGATGTCTAGGTTGGCGATGAATTAGTactaatttgaaaagatttaggaagaaattggtcaaattaaaacatttaaaattgaattgataccaatgcaataattttatattatttccaTGTGAACTAGTGTGGATAACCTAGCGTGGATGAGAGTAAGATTTGTTTTGTACGAGACACCCATGACACGACCGATAGTTTCTTTTGATTGTTCTTACTGGTTGCTTTCTTCAAAGAGGAAGGGTCGAACGGATTCTCCTTGAGTGGTTGCCCGCCAAACATGGTCCATTCCCCTTTAATTGAGATGGCGATGGACGTAAATTGTCCCAACCGCCTCTTGCAGCCAGCCATATTTATATAATCCAAGCGAACACATTGCAAAGCAACTTCCGACGTTAAGAATTCTCAAAATATCAATAAATGGCAACCGTAGGGTGAGTACTAAATCTCTTttctgaaaatgtttttattttaggCTCTCatatacatatttatttatttattattgtgaCCTTCAATACTGAGGAACGTGAATAACATCGCCTAGCCCAGGACACAGCATTAGAGGAGCTTAACGACATTCTAAACATCATAAAGCTTGGAGACGTACTCATGCTGAGTTTGGCTGAACAAACCAAAATGCTTATCAAAATGCTGCTAGAATTCTTCGCAAACCGAGGTAATCTTGACCGGATCCAGATTGCCGATCAAGTTGTGCAGTCAACGCGGACAAAGATAATATCGCAGTTGGAACGGGCTGGATTTGTTCTTCGAGGAGACTGAGCTGATCATCCGTTTTCCAGGAGcgtaatttatctttttttttaaatccttcAGCAGTGTAATGCTACTGGTCTGATTGACATGAGGGAGCGGCCGATCACCGATTTCCGTCAGGAATCGAGGACATCTACTTCCAACGTCATCTCCGGTGGGATCATGGGGGATTTGAGATTCAAAAAAGTGTCCCCATCCTTTCTGTCCGTATCAGGAGTATTCGGCCCAAGATTATCTCCATCCCCGTCGCCGACGGCAGCAATTTGCTCAAAGACCTTCTTATTAGCATCGATAACTCCTAAAAGACAGAACTTTTTCGCACACTCTGCACATGTGAAGTCTCCACAGTCCCCAGCTAAATCCGCCGTTCCTGCAGAACCCATTTTAACCCAGAATGAAGTAAACGATGCTAAAAAGGCACAAAAAAGGTTCGCATTAGCTCAACATTAAAGTGCTCTCTGCTCCTGGAAACTAAGAAACAGAAACGCACGAATTGCTTCTGTCGCCATGGAAACCCAAATTCTCTTCTTCCCACACAAGAGAACCAATTGCAACACAGATTacccaccaatttttttttttttttttttaaagcagcAAAAAACTgttttttcgaaagaaaacatCAACCGGCGACGGGAAAGCTCGGACGGCGCGAGCAAAAAGGGGGAAATTTCGCAACTTGGTATGAAGGGTCGAAGCTTCACgaacctagaaaaaaaaaaaaaaaaacccaccaaGTGAAAACGAGGAGTAGCAATCTCCACAAACTCAGCAAAGCAAGGACAGAGAGAAATCCAAGAAAGGCGTACCCTCGTCCTCTTTCGGGAACTCGACCGGGACGGTTATTGGGGGGCAGGGCATCGTCTTCTTCTCGGTTCCTGCGGGACTTTCGAAGCAGCAGAAGCAGCAGAGCGCGAGGGCGAACCCGGATAAGGAGAGCGTCGACGGCCAGGCCAGCTCGAGCAGCAAAAGAGGGTCGACACTCGAAGGCAGGCTGTGCTCCCCGCTTTGTCGTTCCGGCAGCAGCGGGAGGAGGAGAAAACGGACACGGCGTACCTCTCTCCCGGCCGTTCGCGTCTGATCTGTCGGATCGGAATTTCCGTGCGGATCAATCAACGGTGACGATGCACGAAATAGTTCTGGAAAACCAAAACACTACATTGCTGAAGGattaaaaagaagataaattaggCTCCTGAAAAATGGATGATCGGCTTGGTCTCCTCAAGAATAAATCCAGCCGTTCCAACTGTGATATTATCTCTTCCTCGTTGTCTGCACAACGTGATCGGCAATCTGGATGCGGTCAAGATTGCCTCGGTCTGCAAAGAATTCTGGCATCATTTCGGTAAGCGTTTTGATTTGTTTAGCCGAACTCAGCACGAGTACGTATCCAAGCTTGATGATGCTGAGAATGTTGTTAAGCTCTTCTAATGCTCTATCCCGAGCTAGGCGATGTTCTTCACCTTCCTCAGCAGCACTGAAGAccacaacaaaaaataaataaagatatatatgagagcaaaaataaaaacatttccTGAGAATACTTTATGGGCACTCAGTATGTGAACCACCTCTGATGAAGAACAGCAATATTATCCTCGGCGGATGTGGAGAAAGAGACCGTGGAGAAGAGATGCAGCGCCACGCCccacacatacatatatatgggAGACTACAAATATATATTAACACGAACGAGCTGCTCTCCAGCctacaaattttgcaaaaacgGAACATAAACGGGAGACTCTAGCTTTCACGCGAGCGGAGAGATGAAACGATTATCAGAGAGAGGGGTACCTGAAGAGCCTTCTCGATGTCGGCTTCGCTGCGAGCAGCGTCCTCGAGATTGATGGGGAGGGTGGGCAAGGCTTTGTTGACGCAGTAGATCTTCCTGAGCTGGATCTTCACCTGCTGGGTCGCGCCCTTGATGGGCGACCGAGGGACGGTGAGAGAGCCGTGGACGTCGACGATGGACTCGCGATTCGAGGAGACGACGAACTTCACCATCTGCCGGCTGACCAGTCCCTCCTTCTCCGTCACGACGCACTGCACGGTGAACCCCTTCTCCATCACCACCAGGAAAGCCATCTTCTTCCCCACCGCCCTTATCGTCTGGGCCCTCCCCCTCACCACCACGGTCTCATCCTTCATCTCCTCCGCGAGCGCCCTGACCGCCGTGTAGGGCTCTCGCACCTCCTCCTTCGACTGCAGCTCCGGCATTGGCACCTCCCCGTAGTTCCCCGCCAGGGGATCCTCCTCGTCCGGCGCCTGCGCCGGCGGACGAGGCCTCCTGGCAGCGGCGGAGCTTCTCCAGCTTGGCCTCCTCCTTCTTGGCGACCTTCTTGCTCACCTTGGGTTGTTGCTCCAGCGGCGGGGGCTTCCGCTTCCGAAGACATGGCGACGATCAGTAAGTTCCGAGCGAGCGAGAGGACGGAGAGATCGGCGACAACGTGGGAGGGAAGAGGTGTTGAGGGTCGCGGGATGTGGGCCTGTCCATCTACGTGCCGGAATAAGGCATTTATATAACATGGTCACGAATAATAAATGTCATCCGCCATAGAAAAAAATGGTTGGTGATATGTCACTCTCTCATGATCTCTCTCACAAGAGAGTGACATACTCTCTGGTTCTGGTAGGTGCACAATGACCGGAGTGTGACATCCTCTCTGGTTCTGGTAGGTGCACAATGATCGATCCTCTCTGGTTCTGGTAGGTGCACAATGACCGAAGTGTGACATCCTCTCTCGACATAATGCTTCTAGACCaatgatgagagagagagagaaaatgcgcgtttagaacaattttgtttcgaaaataaatttgattataaatgattattttttattttatttcgagaaattgattatgagtaaaagaacgcaTTTGATAATcgtacaaaatttctgattttgaaatagaattgtgtttggtaccgtgtttattaattctgtttcaaatcatttttttaaatttttaaataatttgtataatttttttcattttttccattttttttttttttttttttttttctttttttctcctattcttcttcttcttcaagtcggTCGCCGAACCGGCATCGGCTAGACAAGGGCCGATGACCTAACTAGAGCATCGCCGACCCTCGGTGAGgccagccctcgtcggccgagcctcgctggtggccaggcggggctaggcgagcctcaccgaggCTAGgtgggcctcgcccagccccgatGAGGCCGGTCTGGCCATtggcgagctcgtcggacctCACCTTGGCCTGGCGAGCTCACCGGACTGgttgccggcgaccggcggcggtggGCGGCGATCGCGGGATGgcggtcgatgaagaagaagaaaagagaagaagaagagttttgattctcaattttgattctggaacatgaatcacattttttttttattcttaattctACTCCTAATCTGTTCCCTGAAACAactttgttcccgaaaacaaaaattttaccaaacgcgattctggATCCAAACTGATtcgaaacaaaaaatcagaatttggccctatttggatggttaccaaacatgacCTAAGTGTTGGAACTTTGGTTCAATCGCAAGCAATAGTAATCTATCTCATCACGTGAGAGCATACCATAAGACTTTATTTTTAACAACGTAAGAGCACATCATATGACCCGATCAAAGCACAAATAAACACGTTTCCCTCCGGGATTATATCTTTTCACGTGACCGGCCCGTCCCTCTTTGTGCCGGAATCCAGAAGCCAATTTTTTAAGGCCATTAATAAATTAGTCTTTCTTtgaccaataaataaataaattagtctTTCGCATCTTTTTTGCGATATCAATCACATCAATCATGACCGATCATGGTCAAATGAGAACGTGCACGATTAAGGAAAATGCATATACATAACCTAAAGAGGGGCTGAAAATTTCTGAATTATCTctattataataaaatatatgtatatatgtgtgcATGTGTATATGGCGCTACGGGCTGAGCACGTAGGGGGTTGCCTTGGAGTTGGAGCAGCGAGTCGAATGTGCAATGGAGATGGTGCCCGACCGGCCCAGACAAGAGGTTCTGCAAAATGGTCGAAATAGGTGGTATGGACTCCAGCGCTGCCATTACTCAAAGACTCCCATCTGAAGGTTTTTATAATTCTTCGACTCCTTTCTTGCTGAATTTCCTGATTTCTTGAacccctctttcttttccctttcaatAAATTATCAGATGTGGCCCTCTGATTCTTCTCTTTGGCTTCGGTGgatttgtctctctctctctctctctctcgttgatGCAGTTTGCTTGTGCTTCTTAACTGTTCGTTTTTGTTTCAAACTAGAAAAGTGTCATTTTGGCTCTGGGCTTTCAATGTGTTGAACTTCTTTTAGAGCAGCCAAATGTCAGTTACTAAATGTGACACTTCAATTTTAGAGCTACATAGCAATCCAAGATCACCGTTCGATGATATTTCACCTCCTTCGGCCAGTGCCCCGTAATCAATTGCTTCTCAATTGCACTGTCTAACAGAGAAAGACAATGTCCGGTGCACAGAGGATAGGCACAGTTATATCAACAGCTCATGTCCCAGACTTGCCTGCAGAGGTCTGTAGAGTTTCCACGCATCAAGTGCCAGTTCTAATCCTATGGCTAAGAGAAAATGCGTCTTCCTCTGGAAATAATTCGGGACAGTTTCCTACTGTGTTAGGCGGTTCGTCAACCGTGGCCCATGAGCACGTGCTAGTGTATTTGTTTACCATATGTTTCTTTTTGATTGACTCATTTATGATTATTGATTTGCCATGGGTTTTACAAATGGAACGAGTGGAAGCAAGTTCGATGGAGAAAGAGTGACTACGGAGGCTTGGAATTATGCCATAGCAGCTCTGCCTTCAGAGCCAGAAGACCAGGAGATCCCACAGACTTATTGACTTGATGCGCTTGGTGATGCATCCAGCCCCGATTCCCGCAGTCTTCCAGAGGAACACAGAGCATATAGTCTGTTAAAATACACTCCTCGATTCTTCTGGACAGAGTTTCTAGCATTGAAATGAGAAATAGATTGCTTGTGGAGAAGTGTTCTCTTGTGCATCTTCTGTGTCTGCTATCTGAATCGCATGCTGATAGATTTAAATTATCTCGCGGGGCCTGTTGCTCGGAAGGGAGTCGGTTGCCAACAAGACATATTGATATTGAATATCTTTTTGGTCCATAGGTATCTGCAGCTACCGGTTCTCACAGTGGTCCTGATAGAACCAGTTGTCTAGACTGATGAAACTTAAGGCCAGGTGAGAGGGGCATTATATACATTAGTATGCCAAGGCTTATGGTTGTAATCTTGACTCAAGATTCTAGTTACTACAGATATACAAATATGGTGAGTCCGATTGTAAAGGAAGACCTAAACTGTCCTAAAATCTAACATTTTGATGCCctttttgttattgaatatcGGAGCACATGTGATAGACATTTTATTATATGATATTTTCAGAACACGCGATGGAGCATGGATGTCCATAGTTCCTCATCTACACAGGAAGATCCGGACATGGCAGATTTATGTTTCTTagtcttcttcctttctctttgcCCAACGATCCATGCTGCAATTTGGATGTTCACCGGCACAGCACagctttttttttaacctttacTAATTATAAAACTGTTCAATTTGCGAAGCAGCCACCAAGAAAGCGCGGTGATATAATGTGAAGGATGAACTGCTGGGCTTGCACCATACCAATTGGAAAGAGATTGCA
The window above is part of the Eucalyptus grandis isolate ANBG69807.140 chromosome 6, ASM1654582v1, whole genome shotgun sequence genome. Proteins encoded here:
- the LOC104428951 gene encoding aspartate--tRNA ligase 2, cytoplasmic-like, whose product is MPELQSKEEVREPYTAVRALAEEMKDETVVVRGRAQTIRAVGKKMAFLVVMEKGFTVQCVVTEKEGLVSRQMVKFVVSSNRESIVDVHGSLTVPRSPIKGATQQVKIQLRKIYCVNKALPTLPINLEDAARSEADIEKALQCC